In a genomic window of Sarcophilus harrisii chromosome 4, mSarHar1.11, whole genome shotgun sequence:
- the LOC100917088 gene encoding histone H4 produces the protein MSGRGKGGKGLGKGGAKRHRKVLRDNIQGITKPAIRRLARRGGVKRISGLIYEETRGVLKVFLENVIRDAVTYTEHAKRKTVTAMDVVYALKRQGRTLYGFGG, from the coding sequence ATGTCTGGCCGAGGAAAAGGAGGCAAGGGGCTTGGTAAGGGGGGTGCCAAGCGGCACAGGAAGGTGCTCCGGGATAACATCCAGGGCATCACCAAGCCCGCCATCCGCCGTCTGGCTCGGCGCGGGGGCGTCAAGCGTATCTCGGGGCTCATCTACGAGGAGACCCGCGGGGTGCTGAAGGTGTTCCTGGAGAACGTGATCCGGGACGCCGTCACCTACACCGAGCACGCCAAGAGGAAGACGGTCACCGCCATGGACGTGGTCTACGCCCTAAAACGCCAGGGCCGCACTCTCTACGGCTTCGGCGGCTAA
- the LOC100916825 gene encoding uncharacterized protein LOC100916825, with product MSGRGKGGKGLGKGGAKRHRKVLRDNIQGITKPAIRRLARRGGVKRISGLIYEETRGVLKVFLENVIRDAVTYTEHAKRKTVTAMDVVYALKRQGRTLYGFGGSSSALRLHILCFTLPVNMSGRGKGGKGLGKGGAKRHRKVLRDNIQGITKPAIRRLARRGGVKRISGLIYEETRGVLKVFLENVIRDAVTYTEHAKRKTVTAMDVVYALKRQGRTLYGFGG from the exons ATGTCCGGTCGCGGTAAAGGCGGCAAAGGTTTGGGCAAAGGGGGTGCTAAACGGCACAGAAAGGTGCTCCGAGATAACATCCAGGGCATCACCAAGCCTGCCATCCGTCGTCTGGCTCGGCGCGGGGGCGTTAAGCGAATCTCGGGGCTCATTTATGAGGAGACCCGCGGCGTGCTGAAAGTGTTCTTAGAGAACGTGATCCGGGACGCCGTCACCTACACCGAGCACGCCAAGAGGAAGACGGTCACTGCCATGGACGTGGTCTACGCTCTCAAGCGCCAGGGACGTACCCTCTACGGCTTTGGCGGC AGCTCCAGCGCGCTGCGGCTTCACATCCTTTGTTTCACTCTTCCAGTTAACATGTCTGGTCGTGGTAAGGGAGGCAAGGGGCTTGGTAAGGGGGGTGCCAAACGGCACAGGAAGGTGCTCCGGGATAACATCCAGGGCATCACCAAGCCCGCCATCCGCCGTCTGGCTCGGCGCGGGGGCGTCAAGCGTATCTCGGGGCTCATCTACGAGGAGACCCGCGGGGTGCTGAAGGTGTTCCTGGAGAACGTGATCCGGGACGCCGTCACCTACACCGAGCACGCCAAGAGGAAGACGGTCACCGCCATGGACGTGGTCTACGCCCTTAAACGCCAGGGCCGCACTCTCTACGGCTTCGGCGGCTAA